One Elephas maximus indicus isolate mEleMax1 chromosome 16, mEleMax1 primary haplotype, whole genome shotgun sequence DNA window includes the following coding sequences:
- the LOC126059982 gene encoding LOW QUALITY PROTEIN: rabenosyn-5-like (The sequence of the model RefSeq protein was modified relative to this genomic sequence to represent the inferred CDS: substituted 1 base at 1 genomic stop codon), which translates to MYMEENKNLRALLAKPHPPNAGFEKEEEAAATGAPIELRADNSNGSPSNGTAVASLDDPGEVREGFLCPLCLKDLQSFYQLQSHYEEEHSGEDRYVNRQIRSLVQKAKKAKNRLLKXKVDDQAESGTRGCESFSYGGVDPYMWEPQELGAVRSHLSNIKKYQTARTDHSVVKVSKLIIRLEKPTAFDRTNAESAKIQAIEKSVVPWVNNQDVPFCPDCGNKSSIRNHHHNCRLCRPIMCKKCMELSSLPLANKLTSSSEDCLNVHASPSQSPTSVHGSHWSSISNVSSVSSVLDRKDDNHIHCCTNCKDTVLKREQQIDQKEHTPDIRKIYEKLRLCMEKFDQKAPEYNRTATPLNLVSSA; encoded by the exons aaggaagaggaggccgCCGCCACAGGCGCGCCTATCGAGCTCCGAGCTGACAATAGTAATGGCAGCCCCAGTAAT GGCACCGCTGTGGCTTCCCTGGATGACCCAGGCGAAGTGAGGGAGGGCTTCCTCTGCCCTCTGTGCCTGAAGGACCTGCAGTCTTTCTATCAGCTTCAGTCACATTACGAGGAAGAGCACTCAGGGGAAGATCGTTATGTCAACAGACAAATTAGAAGTCTTGTCCAGAAGGCTAAGAAAGCAAAGAATAGGTTGCTGAAATGAAAAGTTGATGACCAAGCAGAATCAGGGACCCGAGGATGTGAGTCTTTCAGCTACGGAGGGGTTGATCCGTACATGTGGGAGCCCCAGGAACTTGGTGCTGTGAGAAGCCATCTTTCGAATATTAAAAAATACCAAACTGCCAGAACTGACCACTCTGTTGTGAAAGTCAGTAAATTAATAATCAGGTTAGAGAAGCCCACTGCATTTGACAGAACGAATGCCGAGTCAGCTAAGATTCAAGCAATAGAAAAGTCTGTGGTGCCTTGGGTCAACAACCAGGACGTCCCTTTCTGTCCAGACTGTGGAAATAAGTCCAGCATccgtaaccaccaccacaactgCCGCCTTTGCAGGCCTATCATGTGCAAGAAGTGCATGGAGCTCAGCAGCCTTCCCCTGGCAAACAAGCTCACCAGTTCCAGCGAGGACTGCCTGAATGTCCACGCCAGCCCCAGCCAGTCACCCACCAGTGTCCATGGCTCCCATTGGAGCAGCATCAGCAATGTGAGCAGTGTGAGCTCTGTGCTAGATAGGAAGGATGACAACCACATCCACTGCTGCACAAACTGCAAGGACACGGTGCTCAAGAGAGAGCAGCAGATCGACCAGAAGGAGCACACACCTGACATCAGGAAGATCTACGAGAAATTAAGACTTTGCATGGAGAAATTTGACCAGAAAGCTCCTGAATACAACAGGACAGCCACACCATTaaatttggtgagtagcgcctga